AAGAATAATGAGCGCCAGCAGATTGGTGAGGTTTTGGGCGAAAAAATCAGCGTGCAGGATTTCCAGAAGCTCGTTGATGAGTATTCAGAAGTTATTAAAATGCAACAGGGTCAGGAAAATCTTCCTGAAGAGCAGATGAATCAGGTGAAGGATATGGTATGGAATACCTACATCCAGAACCAGATTATCGCTAAGGAAGCTAGTAAGTTGGGTCTCACTGTGACCGACGCTGAGCTTCAGGACATCTTGAAGACAGGTACTAACCCTATGCTTCAGCAGACTCCTTTCGTTAATCAGCAGACAGGTCGTTTCGATGCATCTTCTCTCCAGAAGTTCTTGGCAGACTACAAGGCACAGAAGGCTAACCCATCTGCTAACGCACAGATGATGGATCAGTATACCAAGATTTACAACTACTGGTCATTCATCGAGAAGACTCTCCGCCAGCAGACTTTGGCTCAGAAGTATCAGGCTCTTCTCGCCGGTTGCTTCCTGTCAAACCCTGTAGAAGCAAAGATGGCTTTCAAGGAGGAGAATGAAGAGAGCCAGATTCAGTTGGCTGCTTTCCCATACTCTGATATCCAGGATGATAAGGTGAAGATTTCTGAAAGCGATCTGAAGGCTAAGTATGATGAGATTAAGGCACGCTTCAAGCAACCTGTTGAGAGCCGTGACATCAAGTTCGTTGATATCGAGGTTCAGGCTTCCAATGCAGACCGTGCTGCTCTTAACAAGGAATTTGCAGGTTATCACTCACAGTTGGCTGCTGCTGCAGATCCTACAGAGGTTGTACGTAAGTCAGCTTCTACTGTAGCATATCTTGGTATTCCTGTTTCAAAGGATGCTTTCCCACGTGATATCGCTGCACAGCTCGATTCTATGGCTGTAGGTTCTACTTCCGCTGTTAAGGCTAATGCCGGTGACAATACATTGAACATCGTTAAGTTGGTAGCTAAGCAGGAATTGCCAGATTCAGTACAGTATCGTGTTATCCAGGTTGCTGCTAACTCAGTAGCTGAGGCTAAGACTAAGGCAGATTCTATTCAGGGCGCTATTGCCGGTGGTGCTGATTTCGAGGCTATCGCTAAGAAGTATGGCCAGACTGGTGACAAGGCTTGGATGACTACCAAGCAGTATGAGTATGCCCAGTCTATGGATAAGGACAACAAGACATTCATCAATACATTGAATACTGCAGCAGTTAACTCTTTGAGCCAGCTTCAGCTGGGTCAGGGATATGTAGTTCTTCAGGTTCTTGACCGCAAGGCAATGGTCAGCAAGTATACTGCTGCCGTTATCAAGAAGCCTATCGACTTCTCTCAGGGTACTTACCGTACAGCTTACAACAAGTTCTCTAGCTTCGTAAGTGCAAATCCTAAGTCAGAGGATCTCTTGAAGAATGCAGCTAAGGAAGGTTACAAGGTTCAGGACTTGAAGGATATTACAACTTCTGTTCACTATGTAGCAAACATCCATTCTACTCGCGAGGCTTTGAAGTGGATCTTCGATAGCAAGGAGGGTGAGATTTCACCTCTCTATGAGTGTGGTGACAACAACCACCTGTTGGTTGTGGTTCTTGATAAGATTCATCATATCGGTTATCGTGATTTGAATGATGCAGTTGTCAAGGAGACTGTTAAGGCAGAGGTGCTCAAGGATAAGAAGGCTGAGATGATTGAGGCTAAGTTGAACGGTGTTAAGAACATCGCAGCTGCTAAGGCTAAGGGCGGTAAGGTTTCTTCTGTAAACCAGATTACTTTCGCAGCTCCTGTATTCATCGCAGCTACTGGCGCTAGCGAGCCAGCTCTCTCTGGTGCTGTTGCAGGTACTAAGAAGGGTGCTTTCTCTGCTCATGCTGTGAAGGGTAACGCTGGTGTTTATCTCTTCCAGGTTACTAACAAGGCTAATCGTCCTGTTAAGTTCGATGACAAGACATACCAGCAGAAGTGCCGTCAGAAGGCTATGCAGTATGCAGGTAACTTCATGAATGAGCTTTATCTCAACGCTCATGTAGTTGATAACCGCTACTTGTTCTTCTAATTTAGACTAGTAAATTCATTCCAATAAATAAAAAAGGTGTATTGCCAATGAGCAATACACCTTTTTTATTTATTGGGATATCTTTTATCGTATCTATTATGAAATCTTTTGGAGAAGCATTTTATCCGCGGCTCCACCAATGTTTCTTTTTGGGAGCTTCCTGCTGTTCGCCGAACTTCTGTTTCAGTACTCTGCGATAACTGGTATGGTTGGTGATAATCTGATAAATCTCCCCCCAGTCAGGCAAACCGCCGATACCTCGGTCGTCAATGAACCAGTCGGCTTTTAACTTGCGGGAGAAGTGGTTATTGTTCTCCAGACTCTCTTCAGGATAATCCTTGTTTACAGCCCAGAATTCAACTCCTCTTTCTCTACACCATTCTACTGCCTCGTCCAGGAGTTTTCCTTCGCGTACGCTCCATAGAATAAGCTTGTGGTGGTCTCTAATCAACATCTTTAATGTTTCTGTGGCGAAAGGTAGCTCTGTACCAATCTTCGGGTACTCGTGGGTTACGATTGTACCATCAAAATCTACTGCAATTGTTGCCATATAGTCTTAATGTTTTTAAAATCTAAAAGAGTCTTCCTATCTGGATAGAAAGACTCTTTTCTTTGTTGTATGTATGTTCTTAATTACTTCTTGATACTGTTGTCGTTGGCATTGCCATAGTGGCTGTTGCTATAGTTACCATAGCTGCCATACTGGCCGTAAGTTCCATATTTGCCATATTTGCCATATGATCCATAAGAACCATAGTTGCCATATTTACCATATTTGCCGTACTTACCAACACCATAATAGAAGCTGTGCTTCTTCTTAGAGAGATCGACGCCATTGAGTACTAAGCACATGTTAGGCAATTTCTTCTCTTCGTTCAGACCATTGATCATGCCGAAACTAGCCTTTGGAGTATAATCTGCTCGGCAGACGTATACACAGAGATTAGCCAGACGTCCTAGCTGCAAACTGTCGTTTACAAGACCTACAGGAGCTGTATCGAGGATAACATAGTCGTAATGTTCCTTCAACTGACTGATAATGTCGTCAAGGCTTGCTCTGGTTACTAACTCTCCTGGGTTAGGAGGAACAGGACCAGCCATAAGGAGGTCGAGTTTACTGTTGACACCCGAAGAGAGAATCTGTTTCTGAATGTCATCCCATGTATTATGGTCGTGTACAATCAGATTGGTGATACCATTATGGTGGTTGTCAATCTCGAAGAGCTCTGCCAGACGTGGCTTGCGGATATCCAGACCTACCATGATAACCTTCTTGCCCAGCAAGGCGAGCGAGATACCGATATTGGATGCCACGAAAGTTTTACCTTCACCTGATGTAGAAGAGGTAAACATCATCACCTTCTCACCTTCTTTCAGCATAAACTGAATATTGGTACGCAGGCCACGGAAAATCTCCTCCATCAGGTTGTTTACATTCTGGTGAACCACAATATCAGCCTTTCCTTCCTTCTTGGCAGCGTCGCTTGCTACAGGAATATCGGCAATGACAGGTATCTGAGTGAGTTTCATCACGTCTTCATGTCCCTCAATCTTGTACTTGAAGAATTCTCTCAGGAAGAGGATGCCGGCAGGGATTGCAATACCCAGTACCAGTGCTATCAGCATGATGATAGAACTCTTAGGGCTCACCTTTCCTTCCAATGAAGGAGCATCGATAACCTTACCCTTGTCTGCCGTTGCTGCTAGCGAAATGGAGTTTTCCTCACGTTTCTGAAGAAGCATCAGGTAAAGACCAGATTTTACTTCCTGCTGGCGACCAATCTGTGTAAGAACTCGCTCTTGCTCTGGCGAGTTACCTATTTGGCTGGCATACATGGCAGCTTGTTTGGCAATGCTGTTACGCTGGATTTCCATACCCAGCTTAGCCTGGCGCATGGCACGCTTGA
This Segatella copri DSM 18205 DNA region includes the following protein-coding sequences:
- a CDS encoding peptidylprolyl isomerase, translating into MAALGTIRKRGVILVCIISFGLFAFIAEEAFRSCDSAKNNERQQIGEVLGEKISVQDFQKLVDEYSEVIKMQQGQENLPEEQMNQVKDMVWNTYIQNQIIAKEASKLGLTVTDAELQDILKTGTNPMLQQTPFVNQQTGRFDASSLQKFLADYKAQKANPSANAQMMDQYTKIYNYWSFIEKTLRQQTLAQKYQALLAGCFLSNPVEAKMAFKEENEESQIQLAAFPYSDIQDDKVKISESDLKAKYDEIKARFKQPVESRDIKFVDIEVQASNADRAALNKEFAGYHSQLAAAADPTEVVRKSASTVAYLGIPVSKDAFPRDIAAQLDSMAVGSTSAVKANAGDNTLNIVKLVAKQELPDSVQYRVIQVAANSVAEAKTKADSIQGAIAGGADFEAIAKKYGQTGDKAWMTTKQYEYAQSMDKDNKTFINTLNTAAVNSLSQLQLGQGYVVLQVLDRKAMVSKYTAAVIKKPIDFSQGTYRTAYNKFSSFVSANPKSEDLLKNAAKEGYKVQDLKDITTSVHYVANIHSTREALKWIFDSKEGEISPLYECGDNNHLLVVVLDKIHHIGYRDLNDAVVKETVKAEVLKDKKAEMIEAKLNGVKNIAAAKAKGGKVSSVNQITFAAPVFIAATGASEPALSGAVAGTKKGAFSAHAVKGNAGVYLFQVTNKANRPVKFDDKTYQQKCRQKAMQYAGNFMNELYLNAHVVDNRYLFF
- a CDS encoding BT0820 family HAD-type phosphatase: MATIAVDFDGTIVTHEYPKIGTELPFATETLKMLIRDHHKLILWSVREGKLLDEAVEWCRERGVEFWAVNKDYPEESLENNNHFSRKLKADWFIDDRGIGGLPDWGEIYQIITNHTSYRRVLKQKFGEQQEAPKKKHWWSRG
- a CDS encoding GumC family protein, with the protein product MEETKNFDLGRDQEQEEKSSIDFQLIYSTLILNWKWFVLSLIVCLGLGYLYIRHARPQYQATAKVLIKDDDQRKNRGMGNSMIQNAANLGFISNSNGIDNEIEILSAQDLANQTVVDMKCYVNYYHKGTFRDQLVYKEQEVSVDLDLAHLKKLNAPIKLLIEKTGSQYQVTGSYYIPVDAFSYQKDPVKIEKTLAGLPASINTRVGTLHFTQNGKYALKDGESLKVIIVSPEMAAKGYTKALTVSQTSKTTTIAELVMKDEDPQRSIDYLRTLVNVYNRQANEDKNEISFRTEQFINQRLEKINNELGNTEGQLESYKKRNNVVEMKLNATAAIANSDTYAQKLQEANTQVELLNELGKYMNEPGNRYQPIPSNVGLTDESSTELINEYNKIALNRNQMLHSASENSPTVTPLSAQLDDLTKSIKRAMRQAKLGMEIQRNSIAKQAAMYASQIGNSPEQERVLTQIGRQQEVKSGLYLMLLQKREENSISLAATADKGKVIDAPSLEGKVSPKSSIIMLIALVLGIAIPAGILFLREFFKYKIEGHEDVMKLTQIPVIADIPVASDAAKKEGKADIVVHQNVNNLMEEIFRGLRTNIQFMLKEGEKVMMFTSSTSGEGKTFVASNIGISLALLGKKVIMVGLDIRKPRLAELFEIDNHHNGITNLIVHDHNTWDDIQKQILSSGVNSKLDLLMAGPVPPNPGELVTRASLDDIISQLKEHYDYVILDTAPVGLVNDSLQLGRLANLCVYVCRADYTPKASFGMINGLNEEKKLPNMCLVLNGVDLSKKKHSFYYGVGKYGKYGKYGNYGSYGSYGKYGKYGTYGQYGSYGNYSNSHYGNANDNSIKK